A stretch of DNA from Endozoicomonas sp. 8E:
AGAAGAGCAGTTAAGTCTGCTCTACCAGAAAACGTCGGTGTTCAGCCATGGCGACAAATTATTGGGCTATGGCCTGACGTCTGATGGCCTGAAGTCATTCAGCGCCAGCTACAACCGGGTGGTGGGCGAAGAGGGCTGGAGACTGGGAGGCAGTTTCCAGTACACCGACAGCGAGCTGGAAATCACGACAGTTGATGTCGACGTTACAGGTGACACGACACGTTACACCCTGGATGCCAGTTACCTGTTCTGGTCCGACATCGATGGCTGGCTGAACCTGCTTTTTTCTGCCAGCAGTACCCGTTCGGAAAACGCTGTTGCGGATGAACCTTTGTCGGACTACCGTAATGACCAGCTGCAGTTTGGGCAGGAATTGAATCTGCTGGACGACAACTGGCAGGTTAATGGCCGACTGCTGTTCAGCAGGCTGCGCAGCAAGTCCATTCTGAATGATGATGTGCGCTACCTGAGTTTGTTGAACCCGAGCCTGACCCTGATCTATAACTTTGACTCGCCACTCTATGTGCTGTCCTCATGGGAGGCTCAGTGGGCCAATGAAGCAACTCTGCCTTCGAGTCTTGGCTTTGCTCTCGGAGGGTTGTACAGCATTCGAGGCTATAACAACAGTGCTGTGACCGGTGATAAAGGCTGGCGTCAGCAGACAGAGCTGCACTACTCTGGCCTCTACTATCGACAGAGCGCAATCGAACCCTTTGTCTTTCTTGATCATGGCGAGACAAGGATGCCCGGTTCCCACGAAAAACTCACCTCCGCTGGCCTGGGGACAAAAGTCTCTGCCGAATGGGGCGCTCTGGAAATCACCGCCGCCCAGACGCTCGAGCCGGTGGGTGTCTCAGGGAATGACTTTCGGGTTTATGCGCGGTTTAGTCTGACCAGCTGGGATTGAGATGCTTTGAGCATCAAACAGGTTGCCAGGAAGCCTCCCAAAATAATAAGAGGGCGTCACCATTGAATCGTGATCCAGAAGGAATCTCTCATAAAGGTGTTTTGACTCTGAAGCATCTTCAGGAGATGGACTGGAAGCACTTCGAGATCCTGTGTCGAGATTACTATAGGGCTGCTGGATATAAGGCATCACTCAGTGGTATTGGGGCTGATGGTGGAGTTGATATTGTCCTAAAGCATGAAAATCCTGGTAGTCAAAAGCTGATCAACTATATCCAGTGTAAGGCCTGGTCTCATCAGAAAGTCGGCGTTAAAGCTGTTCGAGAGCTGTATGGAGTAATGGCCTCTGATAGTGTCACTTCAGGGATATTTATTACAGCTAGTGACTTCACGAGAGATGCGATATCTTTTGCCAAAGATAAAGACTTGGAGCTGATTAGTGGTGAGGGGCTGCTGAACTTAATTGGAAAATTGTCAGCAGAACAGCAGCAAAAACTGACAAATAATGCGCTGCAGGGGAACTACACAACTCCAACCTGCCCAAGCTGCGATGTGAAAATGGTGCTCAGAACCAGTAGTAAGGGTAAGAGTCAGGGGCAGCAGTTTTGGGGCTGTATAAATTTTCCACACTGCCGGCAGAGACTTCATATAAAGAGTAAGTTTGCTAAAACGAAACCAAAATCGATTAATACTTTAAAGTCATCCACTGCAACTATTGTCAGCAATAGCTCCATTAAAAATGATGTTGAGATTTCCCTGTCAAGTCTAAAGAATAATCAAAGGCAATATCTTAGAATCAAGTCTCCTCCCAAGCAGTCTGGCAAGCTTACAAAGCTGTTGATTGCTGGAGGCTTTGGTGTTGTTACATTTGTATTAATTATGAATATGTTCTCTGCGATTTTCTCCAGTTTTCAGGAGTCGTTTATATCTAAAAGCAAAGTGGTAGCTCAACAACAGAAAGCTCCTGCAATTCAGCAGAAGAGAGAAAGTGTCGTAGAAACTGCAAGTATTACCGAAGCAGAGATAAATGACCAGATAGTTAGTACCAGAAAAATTACTCCGCAGACAGCAGTATTCAAACTTGAGCCTGTAGTGAGACCAACATTAGGTACCAGTGCTCAGGAGCGTCTGAGAACAAAAGATTGGAAAGCAAAAAATCAGGCTTGGCTCGATTGGTATAAAAAACCTTGGGGCTGTGAGAACTGGCGTTCTGATGAACACATGGTGAATTGCACGAACCACAAAATGAAAGCAAAGAAAGAATTTGACTCTCTCTGGTCACAAGGGAAAATTCCACCTTAATTATTCTGTCTAATAAATTTTATGGGTCTCCTAATTATTCTTCTCTTGATTATGCTTTGGCGGAACAAAGTAAAAGGAGGAAGGATGAGTACCAAGAAAATCAGTCACACGACATCAGCTGGTGGCAGCGTTTTTGGTGATTTGGGTTTTACTCCCGAAGAGGTGGTCATGCTGCAAAAACTGGGTCGTTCGCTAATGCTCAAGGTTGCCTGAGGTATAGAATAAGCACTCCAATCCCTCCTTATCACTAAAACCCTCCTTTGTAGTAGCCTGAGCATGAAAATTGGCATGGCAGATTTTTTTTCACAGTAAAAAAAGCAGTGTTAGAAATGAGTATCTATACTTGAGCCTTGGGTTAATTCGGGAATCTGATAAAGCGGAGTGCTTCTCTTTCTTCTGCTATCTGATTGACGACATCTTGTCGTTAGTCTCGAGTGAGTTGGTAAAAATACGACCGGTGACGTTCGTTTGTTTTTCTGCAGATGAATAAACGGCGGCTGGAATTTTTTACGTGACCTTGGCTCTGGTTAAAGCGGCTTCGTGATATTCCCGGATTATAACATCAGAAGAGGCTTTTTTAGTTATGAAAGTTTTAATGGCTATTCCTGTTGGTATACTCCTTTCCGGTTTCCTGTCCACAGCATCCGCAGCAGAAGTGACATTCAGAGATGAAACGGTGGGTTTAGGTTATGGCTTTAGTGCAATAGCTGCAGGTTTTCAACATAATGCTTTTAGATATTTCAGGAAGGTGGGTGGCCTGAAGGCCGCTTTGGACAGTTTTGTTAAGTCTGGTGTTTATCTTCCCGTCAGTACCAGTATCAGTCTCCAGAATGTGAACAATGACCTTCATCCCACTGATGCCAGGTATCCTCAGGGGAGTGTGGCCTGGTCCTTTGATAGTCCCGATGTTTATAAGCCCACCTATACTTTCACTGTTTTTGCAGGTGGCAGATTTTATTATCCTGATGAGCGGCCGTACATGATCACACTGTCAGTGGATGGTAGAGATTACGGTCCAGTGAAAA
This window harbors:
- a CDS encoding ShlB/FhaC/HecB family hemolysin secretion/activation protein — its product is MYLDAYNKKNNACRKRLFSKFHFSLNAAGLALCSLWLQSTVTLATQLPLPDPSGNLSRDIERQKEHLLEPELKKKTPTVKKDQEPEAVQESGGPVLLLQGIRFTESRHLSHEELQSLAEPWLGKEVNYQDLQTLLGAVNTLYKSKGIYTAAAVFPEQKIENGLVSIRLVEGRFGELVFSGEVEEDDREYFQQWINTDWQKDSIDVEALERDILFYNRVHGQRLQSELKAGQAFGLTDVVVQIPESEEGASLYFDNHGTENAGEEQLSLLYQKTSVFSHGDKLLGYGLTSDGLKSFSASYNRVVGEEGWRLGGSFQYTDSELEITTVDVDVTGDTTRYTLDASYLFWSDIDGWLNLLFSASSTRSENAVADEPLSDYRNDQLQFGQELNLLDDNWQVNGRLLFSRLRSKSILNDDVRYLSLLNPSLTLIYNFDSPLYVLSSWEAQWANEATLPSSLGFALGGLYSIRGYNNSAVTGDKGWRQQTELHYSGLYYRQSAIEPFVFLDHGETRMPGSHEKLTSAGLGTKVSAEWGALEITAAQTLEPVGVSGNDFRVYARFSLTSWD
- a CDS encoding restriction endonuclease, which codes for MNRDPEGISHKGVLTLKHLQEMDWKHFEILCRDYYRAAGYKASLSGIGADGGVDIVLKHENPGSQKLINYIQCKAWSHQKVGVKAVRELYGVMASDSVTSGIFITASDFTRDAISFAKDKDLELISGEGLLNLIGKLSAEQQQKLTNNALQGNYTTPTCPSCDVKMVLRTSSKGKSQGQQFWGCINFPHCRQRLHIKSKFAKTKPKSINTLKSSTATIVSNSSIKNDVEISLSSLKNNQRQYLRIKSPPKQSGKLTKLLIAGGFGVVTFVLIMNMFSAIFSSFQESFISKSKVVAQQQKAPAIQQKRESVVETASITEAEINDQIVSTRKITPQTAVFKLEPVVRPTLGTSAQERLRTKDWKAKNQAWLDWYKKPWGCENWRSDEHMVNCTNHKMKAKKEFDSLWSQGKIPP